In Pedobacter sp. W3I1, one DNA window encodes the following:
- the infA gene encoding translation initiation factor IF-1, translated as MAKQASIEQDGVIREALSNAMFRVELENGHEIIAHISGKMRMHYIKILPGDKVKLEMSPYDLTKGRITYRYK; from the coding sequence ATGGCTAAACAAGCCTCAATTGAACAAGACGGAGTAATAAGAGAAGCATTATCCAATGCGATGTTCCGGGTAGAACTCGAGAACGGGCATGAGATTATTGCGCATATTTCAGGAAAGATGAGGATGCACTACATCAAAATTCTTCCTGGAGATAAAGTTAAATTGGAAATGTCTCCTTATGATTTAACAAAAGGACGCATTACTTATAGATACAAATAA
- the rplQ gene encoding 50S ribosomal protein L17, with product MRHGKKVNHLGRTASHRKAMLANMASSLILHKRITTTLAKAKALRTYVEPIITKSKNDTTHSRRTVFAYLQDKEVVTILFREIAEKVATRPGGYTRIIKLNNRLGDNAEMALIELVDYNTVYGKDVEAKEEKKTTRRGRSKATATPKAAEAKAEVVEEVAPAEEAPATEEPKGE from the coding sequence ATGAGACACGGTAAAAAAGTAAACCACTTAGGTAGAACCGCAAGCCACAGAAAGGCGATGTTAGCTAACATGGCTTCATCACTTATTTTGCACAAAAGAATTACAACTACTTTAGCTAAAGCTAAAGCTTTACGTACTTATGTTGAGCCAATTATCACCAAATCAAAAAATGATACTACTCACTCACGTCGTACAGTATTTGCTTATTTACAAGATAAAGAAGTAGTAACAATCTTATTCCGCGAAATTGCTGAGAAAGTTGCAACCCGTCCAGGTGGTTACACTCGTATCATTAAATTAAACAACCGTTTAGGTGATAACGCTGAGATGGCTTTAATTGAATTGGTAGACTACAATACAGTTTACGGTAAAGACGTAGAAGCTAAAGAAGAGAAGAAAACAACTCGTCGTGGTAGAAGTAAAGCTACTGCTACACCTAAAGCTGCTGAAGCGAAAGCTGAAGTTGTCGAAGAAGTTGCTCCTGCTGAAGAAGCTCCTGCTACTGAAGAACCAAAAGGAGAATAA
- the rpmJ gene encoding 50S ribosomal protein L36 codes for MKVRSSIKKRSADCKIIRRKGKLYVINKKNPKYKQRQG; via the coding sequence ATGAAAGTTAGATCATCAATTAAAAAGCGTAGCGCTGATTGCAAGATTATTCGTCGTAAAGGAAAACTTTACGTAATCAACAAGAAAAATCCTAAATACAAGCAACGTCAAGGGTAA
- a CDS encoding glycoside hydrolase domain-containing protein, translating to MKFRLFLLLCLFAQLSLNAQTLKYTNGNNAWNPDSLGNHRVVVQFTGSGKIAHAKIDWRRRDEHPELKGIIVQDANGKTVSVVGTDKLTRESADIYFEAAGAGKYYVYYLAYKTEGRSNYPKGVYIQPKQVDQGWLTTAKQVKVNTSVIEVQSIDAFNSFYPMEIIATGKETAAIKAKYPSEAFIVFPEDRMYPIKMQNDLPYRWVQKGASNTFTGSASKGENYAFQLGVLALKDLKNVVVSFGDLKTATGKVISSKYINCLNTNGTSYDNKALVETVNVASGKIQPMWITVNIPKNTAAGIYTGKFTVKADGKSKVINVKITVGSAILADAGVGTPDKQTRLTWLNSTLAQANTVVAPYTPLTVDGNVISLLGRKFEINADGFPKQIQTFFNAEMTAYSEKPNNILAEPIHFHFFNTPKTQEKFVPSNFRITSKEAGTVKWATTNTSENLQMDLEGALEFDGYVHYVVKVTALKDVEFSNVDFHIPFDKNSTKYLMGLGEKGGVRPDTVKWKWDVANKNQDAVWIGNVNAGLYYNLRDENYVRPLNTNFYLQKPLLLPKSWGNGDKGGIQINVKGSSMLADNFTGARSMKKGDVLYYNFNLLITPFHLLNTDFQWDNRFYHKYGDLDSIKAKGATVVNIHHATPINPWINYPFIEWKKMKDYIGNAHSKGLKVKIYNTVRELSNHAYEWPALRSLGTEVYSPGKGGGFSWLQEHLDSNYIAAWFVPEIKDAAVINSGMNRWHNYYVEGMNWLVNNVGIDGVYLDDVAFDRVTMKRIKRVLTQDNHPGIIDLHSANQYNKSDGFNNSAILYLEHFPYLNRLWFGEYFDYQKNNPDFFLTEVSGIPFGLMGEMLQDDGNPWRGMIYGMTSRLGWSDKSDPKPLWKAWGNFGIKGSQMIGYWSENCPVKTDNAKVLATVYKKQGKTMIALASWAEGDVKVNLTIDWVKLGLDSGKVKIAAPAIDKFQSSGSYPNGKSVPVEKGKGLILIVE from the coding sequence ATGAAATTTAGGCTTTTTTTATTACTCTGTCTTTTCGCACAGTTATCCCTTAATGCGCAAACTCTAAAATATACCAATGGTAACAATGCCTGGAATCCCGATTCGTTAGGTAATCACAGGGTTGTTGTACAGTTTACCGGTTCAGGCAAAATTGCGCATGCTAAAATTGATTGGCGCAGGAGGGATGAACATCCAGAACTAAAAGGGATCATCGTCCAGGATGCAAACGGTAAAACGGTTTCGGTTGTAGGCACCGATAAACTGACAAGAGAAAGTGCTGATATTTATTTCGAAGCAGCTGGCGCTGGAAAATATTACGTGTATTACCTGGCCTATAAAACCGAAGGCAGAAGCAATTATCCAAAAGGCGTTTACATACAACCTAAACAGGTTGATCAAGGTTGGTTAACCACGGCGAAACAGGTTAAAGTGAATACTTCTGTAATCGAGGTTCAGTCAATTGATGCTTTCAACTCTTTCTACCCGATGGAAATTATTGCCACTGGTAAAGAAACTGCTGCAATAAAGGCCAAATATCCATCAGAAGCTTTTATTGTTTTTCCAGAGGACAGAATGTATCCAATAAAAATGCAAAACGATTTGCCTTATCGTTGGGTACAAAAAGGGGCCTCAAATACTTTTACAGGCTCTGCTAGCAAAGGTGAAAATTATGCTTTTCAACTGGGGGTATTGGCTTTAAAAGATTTGAAAAATGTAGTGGTTAGCTTCGGCGATTTAAAAACTGCAACAGGAAAGGTAATTTCTTCAAAATATATCAACTGCTTAAATACCAACGGAACGAGTTACGATAACAAAGCTTTGGTTGAAACTGTAAATGTAGCCTCTGGTAAAATTCAGCCAATGTGGATTACTGTTAACATCCCTAAAAATACCGCTGCAGGTATTTATACCGGAAAATTTACGGTTAAAGCCGACGGGAAATCTAAAGTAATTAATGTCAAAATTACTGTAGGTAGTGCAATTTTAGCGGATGCTGGTGTAGGTACTCCAGATAAACAGACTCGCTTAACCTGGTTAAATTCTACTTTAGCACAAGCGAATACGGTTGTTGCTCCTTACACACCACTAACGGTTGATGGCAATGTAATTTCACTTTTAGGTAGAAAGTTCGAAATCAATGCTGATGGTTTCCCTAAGCAAATTCAGACCTTCTTTAATGCTGAGATGACAGCTTATAGCGAAAAACCGAATAATATCCTGGCTGAGCCCATCCACTTTCACTTTTTTAATACACCAAAAACGCAGGAGAAATTTGTTCCGAGTAATTTCCGGATTACCAGTAAAGAGGCCGGAACGGTAAAGTGGGCCACAACGAATACATCCGAAAACCTGCAAATGGATTTGGAAGGCGCTTTAGAGTTTGATGGTTACGTACATTACGTAGTTAAGGTTACCGCTTTAAAGGATGTTGAATTCAGTAATGTCGATTTTCATATCCCTTTCGATAAGAATTCAACCAAATATTTGATGGGTTTGGGTGAAAAAGGTGGCGTTAGACCAGATACGGTGAAATGGAAGTGGGATGTAGCCAATAAAAATCAGGATGCCGTTTGGATTGGAAATGTAAATGCGGGCCTTTACTATAACTTAAGAGATGAGAACTATGTTCGCCCGCTCAATACTAATTTCTATCTTCAGAAGCCTTTATTGTTGCCTAAATCGTGGGGTAATGGAGATAAAGGTGGCATCCAGATCAATGTTAAAGGCAGTTCAATGCTTGCTGATAACTTTACTGGAGCTAGAAGCATGAAAAAGGGTGATGTGTTATACTACAATTTTAATTTATTGATCACACCTTTCCATTTACTGAACACCGATTTTCAATGGGATAACCGTTTCTATCATAAATATGGCGATTTAGATTCTATTAAAGCTAAGGGTGCAACAGTAGTGAACATTCACCATGCCACGCCGATTAACCCTTGGATCAACTATCCATTTATCGAATGGAAAAAGATGAAAGATTATATCGGTAATGCGCACTCGAAAGGTTTAAAAGTTAAAATTTACAATACTGTTCGCGAGCTTTCTAACCATGCTTATGAGTGGCCAGCTTTGAGAAGTTTAGGTACTGAGGTATATTCTCCGGGTAAAGGAGGAGGCTTTAGCTGGTTACAGGAACATTTAGATTCTAATTATATCGCTGCCTGGTTTGTTCCCGAAATAAAAGATGCGGCCGTAATTAACAGCGGAATGAACCGTTGGCACAACTATTACGTAGAAGGAATGAATTGGTTGGTAAACAACGTTGGGATTGATGGTGTGTACTTGGATGATGTGGCTTTCGATCGCGTAACCATGAAACGGATTAAACGTGTATTGACACAGGATAACCACCCGGGTATTATTGATCTTCACTCTGCCAATCAGTATAACAAAAGTGATGGCTTTAACAATAGTGCCATTTTATACCTGGAACATTTCCCTTATTTAAACCGTTTATGGTTTGGCGAATATTTCGATTACCAAAAAAACAATCCTGATTTCTTTTTAACAGAAGTAAGCGGAATTCCTTTCGGCTTAATGGGAGAGATGTTACAGGATGATGGAAACCCTTGGCGTGGGATGATTTACGGCATGACAAGCCGTTTAGGCTGGTCGGATAAGAGTGATCCAAAACCTCTGTGGAAAGCCTGGGGTAACTTCGGCATTAAAGGATCTCAAATGATCGGTTATTGGAGCGAAAACTGTCCGGTTAAAACAGATAATGCCAAAGTATTGGCAACAGTTTATAAAAAACAAGGTAAAACGATGATTGCCTTAGCCAGTTGGGCAGAGGGTGACGTAAAGGTTAATTTAACGATTGATTGGGTTAAACTGGGCTTAGATTCCGGTAAAGTAAAAATAGCAGCTCCTGCAATTGATAAGTTCCAAAGTTCGGGAAGTTATCCTAATGGAAAATCAGTTCCTGTTGAAAAAGGAAAAGGTTTGATTTTGATAGTGGAGTAA
- the rpsD gene encoding 30S ribosomal protein S4, whose amino-acid sequence MARYTGPKSKIARKFREPIFGPDKVLDRKNYPPGQHGSSKRRGKQSEYAIQLMEKQKVKYTYGVLEKQFSNLFKKASSRAGITGDNLLQLLEARLDNTVYRLGISTTRSGARQLVSHKHVTVNGEVVNIPSYQLKAGDVVAVREKSKSLESISNSVAGRTINKFAWLEWNASELTGKFLTYPQRDEIPENIKENLIIELYSK is encoded by the coding sequence ATGGCAAGATATACAGGCCCAAAATCAAAAATCGCCCGTAAATTCAGAGAACCAATCTTCGGTCCTGATAAGGTGTTAGACAGAAAAAATTATCCTCCTGGGCAACATGGCTCATCAAAAAGAAGAGGAAAACAATCTGAATATGCTATCCAGTTAATGGAGAAACAAAAAGTAAAATATACTTATGGTGTATTAGAAAAACAATTCAGTAACTTGTTTAAAAAAGCATCTTCCCGTGCTGGCATTACCGGTGATAACTTACTTCAGTTATTAGAAGCACGTTTAGATAATACAGTTTACCGTTTAGGTATTTCAACAACCCGTTCTGGTGCACGCCAGTTAGTTAGCCATAAACACGTTACCGTGAATGGTGAAGTTGTAAATATCCCTTCATATCAGTTAAAAGCTGGCGATGTGGTTGCTGTTCGTGAAAAATCTAAATCTTTAGAATCAATTAGTAACTCGGTTGCAGGTAGAACGATTAATAAGTTTGCTTGGTTAGAGTGGAACGCCAGTGAATTAACTGGTAAATTCTTAACCTACCCTCAACGTGATGAAATTCCTGAAAACATTAAGGAAAACTTAATCATCGAGTTGTACTCAAAGTAA
- a CDS encoding DNA-directed RNA polymerase subunit alpha has translation MAILAFQKPDKVIMQKSTDFDGTFEFRPLEPGFGVTIGNALRRILLSSLEGYAITTIRFSGVSHEFSTMKGVVEDLTDIILNLKQVRFKKTGDSGDSEKVFIIVNGQDQFKAGDITKFSNNFTVLNPEHVICNMDKSVTLEVELTINKGRGYVPAEENKVADAVVGVIAIDSIYTPMKNVKYTIENFRVEQKTDYEKLVLDISTDGSIHPEEALKEAAKILIQHFMLFSDENLVLESQAKEETKEVDEEILHMRKILKTELVDMDLSVRALNCLKAADIRTLADLVSYDVADMLKFRNFGKKSLTEIQELVKSKGLSFGMNLSKFKLDEE, from the coding sequence ATGGCAATTTTAGCATTTCAGAAACCAGACAAAGTGATCATGCAGAAATCAACCGATTTCGATGGCACATTTGAATTTCGTCCTTTAGAGCCCGGTTTCGGTGTAACAATTGGTAATGCCTTAAGAAGAATCTTACTTTCTTCATTAGAAGGTTATGCTATTACTACTATTCGTTTTTCAGGCGTATCTCACGAATTTTCTACCATGAAAGGTGTTGTAGAAGATTTAACTGATATCATTTTAAACTTAAAACAAGTTCGTTTTAAGAAAACAGGTGATTCGGGTGATTCTGAAAAAGTTTTCATCATCGTTAATGGTCAAGATCAGTTTAAAGCTGGTGATATCACTAAATTCTCTAACAACTTTACAGTTTTAAACCCTGAGCATGTTATTTGCAACATGGATAAATCTGTTACTTTGGAAGTGGAATTAACCATCAATAAAGGACGTGGTTATGTACCAGCTGAAGAAAATAAAGTTGCTGATGCTGTTGTAGGTGTAATCGCAATCGATTCGATTTATACTCCAATGAAAAATGTAAAATACACGATTGAAAACTTTCGTGTTGAGCAAAAAACGGATTATGAAAAATTGGTTTTAGATATCTCTACTGACGGTTCAATTCATCCTGAAGAAGCATTAAAAGAAGCGGCTAAGATTCTTATCCAACACTTTATGTTATTCTCTGATGAGAATTTGGTATTAGAATCTCAAGCTAAAGAAGAAACTAAAGAAGTTGACGAGGAAATTTTACACATGCGTAAAATCCTTAAAACTGAATTAGTGGATATGGATCTTTCAGTTAGAGCATTAAACTGCTTAAAAGCTGCTGATATCCGTACTTTAGCTGATTTAGTTTCTTACGATGTTGCTGATATGTTAAAATTCAGAAATTTCGGTAAAAAATCTTTAACAGAGATTCAAGAATTAGTAAAATCAAAAGGTTTATCATTTGGTATGAACCTGTCTAAATTTAAATTAGACGAAGAATAA
- a CDS encoding GMC family oxidoreductase — protein sequence MAAYVLAHAGQKVLMLEAGQNFDPRLDSHQLKWPWESPRRGASTTRPFGDFDASYGGWELEGEPYTQKNKSEFEWFRSRMLGGRTNHWGRISLRMGPDDFKPKDGLTDAWPITYADVKPFYDKVDRMIGIYGTAEGLENEPDGIFMKPPKPRLNELFIKKGAEKAGVKVITGRGSVLTEALPNNSDRAPCFYCGQCGRSCKVYGDFSSSSCLVNPAVKTGNLTVITDAMVREVITDKDGTAKGVSYVNRKDLQEYQVNGKLVILGASACESARILLNSKSTSHPNGLANSSGVVGKYLHDSTGASVSGFLPQLMDRKRYNEDGLGSVHIYSPWWLDNRKLNFPRGYHIEYWGGMGMPAYGFGGGVAQMNGMVPGRDGKMKEAGGYGKSLKDDYRRFYGTGVGMAGRGTAIARESNYCEIDSDTVDKYGIPVLRFNYKWDKDEILQAKHMQETFLSIMKEMGAVVTSEIQGADTNYGLLNPGKIIHEVGTIRMGDDPKKSALNKYCQAHDCKNLFVVDAGPFVQQGDKNATWTILALSMRTAEYILAQKKKQNI from the coding sequence ATGGCAGCCTACGTTCTGGCACATGCTGGTCAAAAGGTTTTAATGCTTGAGGCCGGTCAAAATTTCGATCCAAGACTAGACTCACACCAATTGAAATGGCCTTGGGAATCGCCCCGTCGCGGCGCTAGTACAACGCGTCCATTTGGAGATTTTGATGCTTCTTATGGAGGATGGGAATTAGAGGGCGAGCCTTATACCCAAAAAAACAAAAGTGAATTCGAATGGTTCCGTTCGCGCATGCTCGGTGGCCGCACCAATCACTGGGGAAGGATTTCTTTGCGGATGGGTCCGGACGATTTTAAACCTAAAGATGGTTTAACCGATGCCTGGCCCATTACCTACGCTGACGTAAAACCTTTCTACGATAAAGTTGACCGCATGATCGGTATTTATGGAACAGCAGAAGGTTTAGAAAATGAGCCAGACGGAATTTTCATGAAACCGCCAAAACCACGATTAAACGAACTTTTCATCAAAAAAGGAGCAGAAAAAGCGGGAGTAAAAGTAATTACAGGCCGTGGGTCGGTCCTTACCGAGGCCTTACCCAATAACAGCGACCGGGCACCTTGTTTCTACTGTGGTCAGTGCGGAAGAAGCTGCAAGGTTTATGGCGATTTTTCATCCTCATCATGTTTGGTTAACCCTGCGGTAAAAACAGGAAATTTGACTGTAATTACCGATGCCATGGTACGCGAGGTAATTACCGATAAAGATGGTACTGCAAAAGGGGTTTCTTATGTAAATCGTAAAGACCTGCAAGAATACCAGGTAAATGGCAAACTCGTTATTTTAGGTGCCAGTGCCTGCGAATCGGCCCGTATATTATTGAATTCAAAATCAACTTCTCACCCAAATGGTTTGGCCAATAGCAGTGGCGTAGTTGGAAAATACCTGCACGATTCTACGGGAGCAAGTGTTTCGGGCTTTCTTCCACAATTAATGGATAGAAAACGTTACAATGAAGATGGCCTGGGCAGTGTACATATCTACTCGCCCTGGTGGTTAGATAACCGTAAACTCAACTTCCCACGTGGCTACCATATTGAATATTGGGGTGGTATGGGTATGCCTGCATATGGCTTTGGAGGCGGTGTAGCGCAAATGAACGGAATGGTACCTGGCAGAGATGGCAAAATGAAAGAAGCCGGAGGTTATGGAAAATCATTAAAAGATGATTATCGCCGTTTCTATGGCACTGGTGTCGGCATGGCTGGTCGTGGTACCGCAATTGCAAGAGAAAGTAACTACTGTGAAATAGATTCGGATACAGTGGATAAATATGGTATTCCGGTTTTAAGGTTTAACTACAAATGGGATAAAGATGAGATTCTGCAAGCTAAGCATATGCAAGAAACCTTCCTTTCGATTATGAAAGAAATGGGTGCGGTAGTTACTTCTGAAATTCAGGGAGCAGATACCAATTATGGTTTACTCAATCCCGGAAAAATTATCCACGAAGTTGGAACCATCCGCATGGGTGATGATCCTAAAAAATCGGCATTGAACAAATACTGCCAGGCGCATGACTGTAAAAACCTGTTTGTAGTTGATGCCGGACCATTTGTTCAACAAGGCGATAAAAATGCCACCTGGACTATTTTGGCACTTTCTATGCGTACTGCCGAATATATTTTAGCTCAAAAGAAAAAACAAAACATTTAA
- a CDS encoding gluconate 2-dehydrogenase subunit 3 family protein → MNRRDSLKALGLTAISTTVLLDACKQPETKTEVAAPEETAKEAGREQWEIDRDKKLKAETFFTKHEMATITVLADIIIPKDDVSGSASDAKVPEFIEFIVKDIPEHKVPMRGGLKWLDVYSFNKFQKSFVEASADQQISIVDEIAYPKKARPEMQAGVTFFNRMRNLTASGFYTTEIGVKDIGYVGNAPNQWAGVPADVLKQYGMENVKV, encoded by the coding sequence ATGAACAGACGTGATTCGCTAAAAGCATTAGGTTTAACGGCCATAAGCACAACCGTGTTGCTTGATGCCTGCAAACAACCTGAAACAAAAACCGAAGTAGCCGCACCAGAAGAAACTGCAAAAGAAGCAGGAAGGGAGCAATGGGAAATAGACCGTGATAAGAAATTAAAAGCTGAAACCTTTTTCACTAAACATGAAATGGCTACCATTACTGTTCTGGCTGATATTATTATCCCTAAAGATGATGTATCGGGCAGTGCATCTGATGCTAAAGTGCCAGAGTTTATCGAATTCATTGTAAAAGATATTCCTGAACACAAAGTACCGATGCGTGGTGGCTTAAAGTGGCTGGACGTGTATAGCTTTAATAAATTCCAAAAATCATTTGTGGAGGCATCAGCAGATCAACAGATTTCGATTGTAGATGAAATTGCTTACCCTAAAAAAGCCCGACCGGAAATGCAGGCAGGGGTAACCTTTTTCAACAGAATGAGAAATTTAACTGCATCAGGTTTTTACACGACAGAAATTGGCGTAAAAGATATTGGTTATGTAGGTAATGCACCAAACCAATGGGCCGGTGTTCCAGCAGATGTATTGAAGCAATACGGTATGGAGAACGTAAAGGTATAA
- the rpsK gene encoding 30S ribosomal protein S11: protein MAKSKKVTKKRIVVIESVGQAHINATFNNIIVTLTNNGGQTISWSSAGKMGFKGSKKNTPYAAGQAASDCGKVAFDLGLRKVEVFVKGPGSGRESAIRTLQVAGIEVMSIKDITPLPHNGCRPPKKRRV, encoded by the coding sequence ATGGCTAAGAGTAAAAAAGTAACAAAAAAACGTATCGTTGTAATTGAGTCTGTTGGACAGGCGCATATCAATGCTACCTTCAACAACATCATCGTTACCTTAACAAACAACGGCGGACAAACCATTTCATGGTCTTCTGCTGGTAAAATGGGCTTTAAAGGTTCTAAAAAGAACACGCCGTATGCAGCTGGTCAAGCAGCTTCAGATTGCGGTAAAGTTGCGTTTGATTTAGGTTTACGTAAAGTTGAAGTGTTTGTAAAAGGTCCGGGTTCAGGTCGTGAATCTGCAATCAGAACTTTGCAAGTAGCAGGTATCGAAGTAATGTCTATTAAAGATATCACTCCACTTCCTCACAACGGATGTCGTCCTCCTAAAAAGAGAAGAGTTTAA
- a CDS encoding DUF1304 domain-containing protein, translating into MQLAAQIVIGLVAFIHIYILWLEMFAWTTRAPKVFKTIPKDLFVPTKTLAANQGLYNGFLAAGLIWSLCITDHHWRFYVAIFFLTCVIIAGIYGAATASKKILYVQSIPALIALILLHL; encoded by the coding sequence ATGCAATTAGCAGCACAAATCGTAATCGGCTTAGTAGCTTTCATCCACATCTATATCCTTTGGTTAGAAATGTTTGCCTGGACCACCAGAGCACCAAAAGTTTTTAAAACCATACCAAAAGATTTATTTGTGCCAACCAAAACATTAGCAGCAAACCAGGGATTATATAATGGCTTTTTAGCAGCGGGTTTAATCTGGTCGTTATGCATAACCGATCATCACTGGAGATTTTATGTGGCTATATTCTTTTTAACCTGTGTAATTATAGCTGGCATTTATGGCGCTGCAACGGCGAGTAAAAAAATCCTTTATGTACAGTCGATACCAGCACTGATCGCTTTGATTTTGTTGCATCTGTAA
- a CDS encoding SAM-dependent methyltransferase: protein MPVSEYIEQFTISLKESLNTGTFVKVSLGNYKGEEEALKQILVRKVVIKREDKLALTYRYKTRDVVKNYAVDEAIDLISDYLNKGFKIGTLFTTEKDLILEELNNGKIVFRETKASSAAAPSASHDKEKARLIMPDAKSYLTELKITDAEGKVFKNAQDKFRQINHYIEILSSLIKELPAGTIKKVADMGSGKGYLTFALYDYLHSVLKLETEVVGVEYRQDMVDLCNQVAVKSAFDKLDFVQGTIEDYLADDVNLLIALHACDIATDDAIFKGIKANAELIVVAPCCHKQIRREIEQNKVKNDVSFLTKYGIFLERQAEMVTDGIRALILEYFGYKTKVFEFISDAHTPKNVLVVGVKGKEHGAEKKADVLQKIKASKEYFGIGYHHLEKLLEL, encoded by the coding sequence ATGCCAGTGTCAGAATATATAGAACAATTTACCATCTCTTTAAAAGAAAGCCTAAATACAGGAACTTTTGTAAAGGTATCTTTAGGGAACTATAAAGGAGAAGAGGAAGCATTAAAGCAGATTCTTGTGCGTAAGGTGGTGATCAAACGCGAAGATAAACTGGCTCTTACCTATCGCTACAAAACCCGTGATGTGGTAAAAAACTATGCAGTTGATGAAGCAATAGATTTGATTTCTGATTATCTGAATAAAGGTTTTAAAATCGGTACCTTGTTTACTACGGAAAAAGATCTGATTTTGGAGGAGCTGAACAATGGCAAAATTGTTTTTAGAGAAACAAAGGCATCAAGTGCAGCAGCCCCATCTGCCAGTCACGACAAAGAGAAAGCAAGGTTAATTATGCCTGATGCAAAGTCTTATTTAACGGAACTGAAAATTACCGATGCTGAAGGTAAGGTATTCAAAAATGCACAGGATAAATTCCGCCAGATTAACCATTACATTGAAATTTTAAGCTCCTTAATTAAGGAACTACCTGCAGGAACCATTAAAAAAGTAGCCGATATGGGCTCTGGCAAAGGCTATTTAACTTTTGCACTATACGACTACTTACATTCGGTTTTAAAGTTGGAAACCGAAGTAGTGGGAGTGGAGTACCGCCAGGATATGGTTGATCTGTGTAATCAGGTTGCTGTTAAGTCTGCATTTGATAAACTGGATTTTGTTCAGGGGACCATTGAAGATTACCTGGCCGACGATGTAAATCTGTTAATTGCGTTACATGCCTGCGATATAGCAACGGATGATGCTATATTTAAGGGAATTAAAGCCAATGCCGAACTGATTGTTGTTGCACCTTGTTGCCATAAACAAATCCGCAGAGAAATTGAGCAAAATAAAGTGAAGAACGATGTTTCATTTTTAACTAAATATGGCATCTTTTTAGAACGTCAGGCTGAGATGGTTACGGATGGAATCCGAGCGCTGATTTTAGAATACTTCGGATATAAAACCAAAGTGTTCGAATTTATTTCGGATGCACATACGCCTAAGAATGTGCTTGTGGTGGGGGTAAAGGGCAAGGAGCATGGAGCAGAGAAGAAAGCAGATGTTTTACAGAAAATTAAAGCAAGCAAAGAATATTTTGGAATTGGTTACCATCATTTAGAAAAATTGTTGGAGTTGTAG
- the rpsM gene encoding 30S ribosomal protein S13, which translates to MARISGIDLPRNKRGEIGLTYIYGIGKTTAQRILTTAGIDLNKKVQDWSDEELTAIRTMINDEIKVEGALRSEVQLNIKRLMDIGCYRGLRHRKGLPSRGQRTKNNSRTRKGKRKTVANKKKATK; encoded by the coding sequence ATGGCAAGGATTTCAGGTATTGATTTACCAAGAAACAAAAGAGGAGAGATCGGTTTAACCTATATCTACGGTATTGGAAAAACAACTGCACAACGTATATTAACTACTGCAGGTATCGATTTAAACAAAAAAGTACAAGATTGGTCTGATGAAGAGTTAACGGCAATCCGTACAATGATTAACGATGAGATTAAAGTAGAAGGTGCTTTACGCTCAGAGGTTCAGTTAAACATTAAACGTTTAATGGATATTGGTTGTTACCGTGGTTTACGTCACAGAAAAGGTTTACCTTCTCGTGGTCAGCGTACTAAAAACAACTCACGTACTCGTAAGGGTAAGAGAAAAACAGTTGCTAACAAGAAAAAAGCTACTAAGTAG